One part of the Prochlorococcus marinus str. MIT 9313 genome encodes these proteins:
- a CDS encoding response regulator transcription factor, which produces MKPCILLIEDDQDMRELVSSHLEHNGFDVQNAEDGIKGQALALQYTPDLILLDLMLPNVDGLTLCQRLRRDERTAGIPILMITALAGTKDKVTGFNSGADDYLTKPFDLEELQVRVKSLLRRTDRAPVGTNAHHEILSYGPLTLVPERFEVIWFERPVRLTHLEFELLHCLLQRHGQTVAPSLILKEVWGYEPDDDIETIRVHVRHLRTKLEPDPRKPRFIKTVYGAGYCLELPTGGQLEGIQDLLIQARQEREAREAQNKQGERASA; this is translated from the coding sequence ATGAAGCCTTGCATCCTGCTGATCGAAGACGACCAGGACATGCGTGAACTGGTAAGCAGCCATTTAGAGCACAATGGTTTTGACGTACAGAACGCTGAAGACGGCATCAAAGGTCAGGCTCTTGCCCTTCAGTACACCCCAGACCTGATTTTGCTCGACTTGATGCTTCCCAACGTAGATGGGCTAACTCTCTGCCAGAGGTTGCGTCGAGACGAGCGCACCGCGGGGATTCCGATCTTGATGATCACCGCCTTGGCAGGCACAAAAGATAAGGTCACCGGCTTCAATTCAGGCGCGGATGATTACCTAACAAAGCCTTTTGATCTTGAAGAATTGCAAGTGAGGGTGAAATCCCTACTACGTCGCACCGATCGAGCGCCGGTGGGCACCAACGCTCATCACGAGATCCTCAGCTATGGCCCTCTCACACTCGTGCCTGAGCGATTTGAAGTGATTTGGTTTGAGCGTCCCGTACGGCTCACGCACCTGGAATTTGAGCTGCTCCACTGCCTACTTCAGCGCCATGGACAGACCGTGGCACCTTCTCTAATCCTTAAGGAGGTATGGGGCTATGAACCTGATGATGACATCGAAACCATCCGAGTACATGTTCGCCACCTGCGCACCAAGCTGGAACCCGATCCGCGCAAACCCCGCTTCATTAAAACCGTCTACGGTGCTGGTTACTGCCTTGAATTGCCTACAGGAGGACAACTCGAAGGGATCCAAGACCTCCTAATCCAAGCACGCCAAGAGAGGGAAGCCAGAGAAGCACAAAACAAGCAAGGAGAGCGCGCCAGCGCTTAA
- a CDS encoding DNA polymerase III subunit delta', translated as MSLEIESRGLFEDLIAQPLAVALLEAALSQGRLAPAYLFSGPDGVGRSLAALRFLEGLISSGKPALRERRRLEAFNHPDLLWVEPTYQHQGRLVPKSQAEEEGVNRRSPPQVRLEQIRGVTRFLGRRPVEAPRGMVVIEASESMPEAAANALLKTLEEPGHGLLILLSTASERLLKTIRSRCQQILFARLEAADMQAALARTSTAEMGSSLLALDQPELVAMAAGSPGALLQNFGLWQAVPEEFWLRLEERPQKPMEALALARDLTEALNGEQQLWLIDWWQQHFWIQRPDPTPLKRLERLRSHLLGFVQPRLAWEVALLELIPRA; from the coding sequence ATGAGCCTTGAGATTGAGTCGCGTGGGCTGTTTGAAGATTTGATCGCTCAGCCGTTGGCAGTTGCATTGCTGGAGGCAGCGTTGAGTCAGGGTCGACTGGCTCCCGCATATCTCTTTTCTGGTCCAGATGGAGTGGGTCGCAGTTTGGCGGCATTGCGTTTTCTCGAGGGCCTCATCAGCAGTGGTAAGCCGGCCCTGCGTGAACGCCGTCGTCTAGAGGCGTTCAACCATCCTGATCTGCTTTGGGTCGAACCGACTTATCAGCATCAAGGCCGCTTGGTCCCTAAGTCCCAGGCAGAGGAAGAAGGTGTCAACCGCCGTTCCCCCCCACAGGTGCGCCTCGAACAGATTCGCGGGGTGACAAGATTCCTAGGACGACGACCTGTTGAGGCCCCAAGGGGCATGGTCGTGATTGAAGCTTCAGAGTCTATGCCCGAAGCTGCTGCCAATGCTTTGCTTAAAACGCTGGAAGAACCAGGTCATGGCTTGTTGATTCTGCTTTCGACCGCTTCTGAGCGCTTGCTCAAGACAATTCGCTCTCGATGCCAACAGATTCTTTTTGCTCGTCTTGAAGCAGCTGACATGCAGGCTGCTCTGGCCAGGACGAGCACAGCTGAGATGGGGTCGTCCTTGTTGGCATTGGATCAGCCGGAACTGGTTGCGATGGCCGCTGGTTCTCCTGGGGCGCTGTTGCAGAATTTTGGGCTCTGGCAGGCAGTCCCAGAGGAGTTTTGGCTACGGCTTGAAGAGCGTCCCCAAAAGCCAATGGAAGCCTTAGCTCTGGCGAGGGACCTTACGGAGGCTCTTAATGGGGAGCAGCAGCTTTGGCTGATTGATTGGTGGCAACAACATTTTTGGATCCAACGGCCTGATCCAACACCACTGAAACGTTTGGAAAGGCTGCGTTCACACCTGCTGGGGTTTGTGCAACCCAGGCTGGCCTGGGAAGTGGCTTTGCTGGAATTGATTCCTCGCGCTTAA